The following proteins come from a genomic window of bacterium:
- a CDS encoding heparinase II/III family protein yields MRYIYLTLYIITACILFSDTPAAQTVAGKTHSVLYTADMVRKARLNAEKYPWAAEIKNSIVSAAQPWMKYSDDELWNMMFGNTISRSWMVWSDGYCPACHKDVRMYSWKVDALGMPWKVQCPHCGAIFPTNDFYAFYRSGLDEHGVFMPARADRKLLFNAEHPDPADSLHLFGVDDGEGYVEGTKRWRFIGAYLIYGQWKQAIVAGIRDLAEAYTVTGDKAYAHKAGILLDRVADLYGTFDFGKEGLVYERKGATGYVSTWHDACVEHYQIVIAYDQVFEALRDDRELVAFLSGKAKAYGLSNPKTSFGLIQDNIENGILRDAITNRHKINSNYPATEVSLAVTHTVLGWPENRGEVYAIIDTMAENSSGVDGLSGEKGLASYSSYPINILAHFFEMFARMDSTFLPDIVERHPNLRKTWRFHIDTWFNGEYYPLSGDTGGFAQKVTSYPTARTTRSPGVDTSMFSFLRDLYVLTGDPAYVQVLYRENGNSVDNLPWDLFADDPEEFQKTVADVIKTKGTTIEVGSVNKEQWCLAIMRSGRGENARAFWLDYDTGERHSHIDGMNLGLFAKRLDLLPEMGYPPVQYGGWESQRALWVRRTAAHNTVVVDGKDQDNPRTRHIGRTTLWADGNRFRAIRASAPEFYGIEQYERTVALVDISDEDSYLIDIFRVVGGTDHAKFMQSHFGSIATKGLSLKPAADYGHDTIMRNFRVDGSPAPGWEVDWKVEDRLGYLPNGSDIHVRYCDLTEGAQAYTAEGWITVSSYNENQELWIPRIMVRRQAEKAPLVSTFISLIEPYGKSSNILRIRRLPLVTENGKPYPDTNAAVEISLADGHRDVFVAADVENPLKLAPSRASDRILAVREPSILFDGELCHVRYDRNGKVTYVALYGGKSLRAGELELSLTKESGFFEISIEGAGAKVLAGDSAALGFIKVGGKALPIQ; encoded by the coding sequence ATGCGATACATATACCTGACCCTGTATATAATCACCGCATGTATTCTATTCTCCGATACACCAGCAGCGCAGACCGTCGCCGGAAAAACACACAGCGTGCTCTATACCGCGGACATGGTTCGGAAAGCTCGCTTGAACGCTGAAAAGTATCCCTGGGCGGCGGAGATCAAAAACAGTATCGTTTCGGCGGCGCAGCCGTGGATGAAATACTCCGACGACGAGCTCTGGAACATGATGTTCGGCAATACTATCAGCCGCTCGTGGATGGTATGGTCGGACGGATACTGTCCGGCCTGCCATAAAGATGTCCGCATGTATTCATGGAAAGTCGATGCTCTCGGGATGCCATGGAAAGTGCAGTGTCCGCACTGCGGGGCGATTTTCCCCACGAATGACTTTTATGCGTTTTACCGCTCCGGTCTCGATGAGCACGGCGTATTCATGCCCGCCCGTGCGGACAGGAAGCTGCTCTTCAACGCCGAACATCCCGATCCGGCCGATTCGCTCCATCTGTTCGGGGTCGATGACGGCGAGGGATATGTCGAGGGTACCAAACGCTGGCGTTTTATCGGCGCGTACCTCATCTACGGCCAGTGGAAACAGGCGATTGTGGCCGGAATACGTGACCTCGCCGAAGCGTACACTGTCACCGGGGACAAAGCCTATGCCCACAAGGCGGGAATTCTCCTCGACCGTGTGGCCGATCTCTACGGGACCTTCGATTTCGGGAAGGAAGGCCTTGTCTACGAACGGAAAGGCGCTACCGGGTATGTGTCGACATGGCACGACGCCTGTGTGGAACACTATCAGATCGTCATCGCCTACGATCAGGTGTTCGAGGCGCTCCGCGATGACCGCGAGCTTGTCGCGTTCCTCTCCGGAAAAGCGAAAGCGTACGGCCTGTCCAATCCGAAAACATCGTTCGGTCTCATCCAGGACAACATCGAGAACGGCATACTCCGGGATGCCATAACAAACCGTCACAAGATCAATTCCAACTATCCCGCCACGGAAGTATCCCTTGCCGTGACCCACACGGTGCTCGGCTGGCCGGAGAACCGAGGGGAAGTGTACGCGATCATCGATACCATGGCTGAAAATTCCTCCGGGGTGGACGGTTTGAGCGGCGAGAAGGGGCTTGCCAGCTATTCATCGTATCCCATCAATATCCTCGCCCATTTTTTCGAGATGTTCGCCCGGATGGACTCGACATTTCTCCCGGATATTGTGGAACGTCACCCGAATCTCCGTAAAACCTGGCGGTTCCATATCGACACATGGTTCAACGGGGAATACTATCCGCTCAGCGGCGACACCGGGGGATTCGCCCAGAAGGTAACCTCTTATCCAACCGCACGGACAACCAGAAGCCCGGGCGTCGATACATCGATGTTCAGCTTTCTCCGGGACCTCTACGTTTTGACCGGCGATCCCGCATATGTACAGGTCTTGTACCGTGAAAACGGCAATTCGGTCGACAATCTGCCATGGGACCTTTTCGCCGATGATCCGGAGGAATTCCAAAAAACGGTCGCCGATGTCATAAAGACAAAGGGAACCACAATCGAGGTCGGCAGCGTAAACAAAGAGCAGTGGTGTCTCGCGATAATGCGTTCGGGCAGGGGAGAGAATGCCCGGGCGTTCTGGCTCGATTACGATACGGGGGAGCGTCACAGCCACATCGACGGCATGAATCTCGGCCTGTTCGCAAAAAGGCTCGACCTCCTGCCGGAAATGGGCTATCCTCCCGTCCAGTACGGCGGCTGGGAATCGCAGCGTGCGCTCTGGGTCAGGAGAACAGCCGCTCACAACACGGTCGTGGTCGACGGGAAGGATCAGGACAATCCGCGGACTCGCCACATCGGCAGAACGACCCTTTGGGCTGATGGAAACCGTTTCAGAGCTATCAGGGCCTCGGCGCCGGAGTTTTACGGTATCGAGCAATACGAGCGGACTGTCGCGCTCGTCGATATTTCGGATGAGGACTCGTATCTTATCGACATATTCCGCGTGGTCGGCGGAACCGATCATGCAAAATTCATGCAGAGCCATTTTGGCTCGATAGCGACGAAAGGACTATCCCTGAAACCCGCCGCCGATTACGGGCACGACACGATCATGCGCAATTTCAGGGTTGACGGTTCGCCCGCTCCCGGGTGGGAAGTCGACTGGAAGGTCGAGGACAGGCTCGGTTATCTTCCGAACGGCTCCGATATTCATGTCCGGTACTGCGACCTTACTGAGGGCGCGCAGGCGTATACGGCGGAAGGGTGGATAACGGTCAGCTCATACAACGAGAATCAGGAGCTCTGGATTCCCCGCATCATGGTCCGCCGTCAGGCAGAAAAAGCCCCGCTCGTTTCGACTTTTATCAGTCTCATCGAGCCGTACGGGAAATCATCGAACATTTTGCGTATCCGCCGGCTGCCGCTCGTTACGGAAAACGGAAAACCCTATCCCGATACCAATGCGGCGGTCGAGATAAGCCTCGCTGACGGCCACAGGGATGTGTTTGTCGCCGCGGATGTCGAAAATCCCCTCAAACTCGCTCCGTCAAGGGCGTCCGACAGGATTCTTGCTGTACGTGAACCTTCAATTCTGTTCGATGGGGAGCTCTGCCATGTCCGGTATGACCGTAACGGGAAGGTTACTTATGTAGCGCTGTACGGGGGCAAATCGCTCAGGGCGGGAGAACTGGAGCTTTCCCTTACAAAAGAATCCGGCTTCTTTGAAATAAGTATCGAAGGTGCGGGCGCAAAAGTACTGGCCGGTGATTCCGCGGCTCTGGGATTTATAAAAGTCGGCGGCAAAGCGCTGCCAATACAATAA
- a CDS encoding formylglycine-generating enzyme family protein, translated as MFGKTIGLMTVLFLLVLTAAETGAEGQNKQLKRQDVPFKTTKGITMISIPSGSFQMGCEDGEDDEKPVRSVTLDAFEMGETEITQGQYKEITGENPSYFTGEDRLPADRVTWIDAAKFCNRLSEKLGLGKCYDESTWACDFTKNGFRLPTEAEWEYACRAGTSTQYYTGNEEADLAKAGWYGNDRGNAAEKSHPVGQKVPNAWGLYDMHGNILEWCFDWEGEYTSGPQNNPAASEGGGYRILRGGSWFNNASYCRSTFRIGDRPDRTSNFSGFRVARRMK; from the coding sequence ATGTTTGGGAAAACGATTGGTTTGATGACAGTACTTTTTCTTCTTGTTCTGACGGCTGCTGAAACCGGAGCAGAAGGACAGAATAAACAGTTGAAACGACAGGATGTGCCGTTCAAGACCACCAAAGGAATCACCATGATTTCAATTCCCAGTGGCAGCTTTCAGATGGGATGCGAAGATGGCGAGGATGATGAAAAGCCTGTCCGTTCGGTGACGCTCGATGCGTTCGAGATGGGGGAGACCGAGATCACGCAGGGACAGTACAAGGAAATCACAGGCGAGAATCCCTCGTATTTCACCGGTGAAGACCGGCTTCCCGCTGACCGTGTTACCTGGATCGATGCGGCGAAATTCTGCAACAGGCTGAGCGAAAAACTGGGGCTCGGGAAGTGTTACGATGAGAGCACATGGGCGTGTGATTTCACCAAAAACGGATTCAGGCTGCCGACCGAGGCGGAATGGGAGTATGCATGCAGGGCTGGAACGTCGACTCAGTATTATACGGGAAATGAAGAAGCAGACCTGGCAAAGGCCGGATGGTATGGGAACGACCGTGGAAATGCCGCTGAAAAGTCTCATCCTGTCGGTCAGAAAGTGCCGAACGCATGGGGATTGTACGACATGCACGGTAACATTCTCGAATGGTGTTTCGACTGGGAAGGAGAGTACACGAGCGGGCCCCAGAATAATCCGGCAGCTTCCGAGGGAGGCGGTTACCGTATTCTGCGCGGCGGGAGCTGGTTCAACAATGCTTCCTACTGCCGGTCGACATTTCGTATCGGCGACAGGCCGGACCGCACAAGCAATTTTTCAGGGTTTCGCGTTGCCCGGAGAATGAAGTAA